From Novosphingobium decolorationis, one genomic window encodes:
- a CDS encoding ABC transporter substrate-binding protein: MTDRIRIGVLNDAADLRADEDDDSPASHDIAFWLDREIAALRRRGCALPDVEIVHAYALGLPGGTGAAVEDACHRLIDDGVALIVGPFVSDNAAIAARVYEERRVPALICSHDEHARTRHAFQLQSGGAVDEAARLVQHLAASGRTRPVVLHETSRLGERLAKAFQEEAAIAGLAPSASVAVAPQAGAHEVADTLAPALDDDGARPDALIYLGRTVPSRELCDAITQSGYDGSCLLNLLAARSAATPHAPARPENLEGWLHLSLVSERNPRFRALQDEFPDARAHHDTMARDHDLARLVAHALARAPSPTPSGLRLALEQVRLLPATQGEEGTMLGLGPLARAALQGPYLTIRQWKAGDSVAIPET, encoded by the coding sequence ATGACCGACAGGATCAGGATCGGAGTGCTCAACGACGCAGCGGACCTGCGCGCGGACGAGGATGACGATTCGCCTGCCAGCCACGACATCGCATTCTGGCTCGATCGCGAGATCGCGGCCTTGCGCAGGCGCGGTTGCGCCCTCCCCGACGTGGAAATCGTGCATGCCTACGCGCTGGGCCTGCCCGGCGGCACCGGAGCCGCGGTCGAGGACGCCTGCCATCGCCTGATCGACGACGGCGTAGCCCTGATCGTGGGCCCCTTCGTCAGCGACAACGCCGCCATCGCCGCGCGCGTCTACGAAGAGCGGCGCGTCCCCGCCCTGATCTGCTCCCACGACGAGCACGCGCGCACGCGCCATGCCTTCCAGCTCCAGTCAGGCGGCGCCGTCGATGAGGCCGCGCGGCTTGTCCAGCACCTGGCCGCCAGCGGGCGCACTCGCCCCGTGGTCCTGCACGAGACATCCCGCCTCGGGGAACGTCTGGCCAAGGCATTCCAGGAAGAGGCCGCAATCGCGGGTCTGGCTCCGAGCGCCAGCGTAGCTGTGGCACCGCAGGCCGGAGCGCACGAAGTTGCGGATACACTTGCCCCGGCCCTCGACGATGACGGCGCGCGCCCGGATGCGCTGATCTATCTGGGGCGCACAGTACCGTCACGCGAACTGTGCGATGCGATTACCCAGTCGGGCTATGACGGCTCCTGCCTGCTCAACCTCCTTGCGGCCCGCAGCGCCGCGACGCCGCACGCTCCTGCACGCCCAGAAAATCTCGAGGGGTGGCTGCACCTGTCGCTCGTCTCCGAGCGCAATCCGCGCTTCCGGGCGCTTCAGGACGAATTTCCCGATGCCCGCGCACACCACGACACGATGGCCCGCGACCACGATCTGGCACGCCTGGTCGCCCATGCGCTTGCGCGCGCGCCATCGCCTACCCCTTCAGGTCTGCGGCTTGCTCTGGAGCAGGTCCGCCTTCTTCCCGCGACGCAGGGCGAGGAAGGGACTATGCTGGGCCTGGGCCCGCTTGCGCGTGCGGCCCTGCAGGGGCCCTACCTGACGATCCGGCAATGGAAGGCGGGGGACAGCGTGGCAATACCCGAAACCTGA
- a CDS encoding N-acetylmuramoyl-L-alanine amidase family protein, with protein MVRLVQIFLLLLAPLALLACVFVINRTFAQASGGRDYVVRMKLPEIGEPADLPAVEGPRDARQPLVVIDAGHGGFDPGAGHGRVKEKQIALQIARAIRADLLAHGDIRVALTRDGDRFISLADRPDIARRLGADLFLSIHADSAESDLARGASAYVLSEKGSSEAARRFAASDAESDATSARRVNGVVLDAANDAVGAILLDLSQRGAQEASAQVASFLIEELSDADVRLHRRHVETAALAVLKAPDMPSVLFETGYINNAKDAAFLQSRAGQGVVAGAAARAIRRYFARRADFQ; from the coding sequence ATGGTGCGTCTGGTCCAGATATTCCTGCTGCTGCTGGCTCCGCTTGCGCTGCTTGCCTGTGTTTTCGTGATCAACCGCACGTTCGCACAGGCGAGTGGTGGGCGCGATTACGTGGTGCGCATGAAACTGCCGGAGATCGGTGAGCCAGCCGATCTGCCAGCGGTCGAAGGGCCGCGCGATGCCCGCCAGCCACTGGTGGTGATCGATGCCGGGCATGGCGGGTTCGATCCGGGCGCGGGCCATGGCCGGGTCAAGGAAAAGCAGATCGCCTTGCAGATCGCGCGCGCGATCCGCGCCGACCTGCTTGCCCACGGTGATATCCGCGTTGCGCTGACGCGCGATGGCGACCGTTTCATTTCGCTTGCCGATCGCCCCGATATTGCCCGGCGCCTGGGGGCTGACCTCTTCCTCTCGATCCATGCCGACAGCGCGGAAAGCGACCTTGCGCGCGGTGCCAGCGCCTATGTGCTTTCGGAAAAGGGGAGCAGCGAGGCCGCACGCCGGTTCGCGGCGAGCGATGCCGAGAGCGATGCCACGAGCGCGCGCCGGGTGAACGGTGTCGTCCTCGATGCCGCCAATGATGCCGTGGGCGCGATCCTGCTTGACCTGTCGCAGCGCGGCGCCCAGGAGGCCTCCGCGCAAGTTGCCTCCTTCCTGATCGAGGAACTCTCCGATGCGGACGTGCGTCTTCACCGTCGTCACGTCGAAACCGCCGCGCTGGCGGTCCTGAAGGCGCCGGACATGCCCTCGGTCCTGTTCGAGACCGGATATATCAACAATGCAAAGGATGCCGCTTTCCTCCAGTCGCGCGCGGGGCAGGGCGTGGTTGCAGGCGCAGCGGCGCGCGCGATCCGGCGCTATTTCGCGCGGCGCGCGGATTTCCAGTAA
- a CDS encoding Rne/Rng family ribonuclease, with product MATRMLIDARHPEETRVAVLKGNRIEEFDFESTERKQIKGNIYLAKVTRVEPSLQAAFVDFGGNRHGFLAFSEIHPDYYQIPKEDRDALLAEEAAHAEEEAALRASEADDEDEDEENDTDGEDFDDGGLTEVDTSEKDDVATIEDGNVERGFEDGEDGEDDNHGRSRRGRGRGRRQGKARSKEAEELRSKRLALRRRYKIQDVIHRRQVLLVQVVKEERGNKGAALTTYLSLAGRYCVLMPNSSHGGGISRKINSASDRKRLKSIIAEMNLPRSMGCIVRTAGLQRTKTEIKRDFDYLARLWDELREKTLHSAAPALIHSDSDLVKRAIRDIYNREIEEVVVEGEEGYRAAKDFMKLLMPSHARRVKPYSDPVPLFQRYGAEDQLTAMYDPVVQLKSGGYIVINPTEALVSIDINSGRATKEHGIEQTAVATNLEAAREIARQLRLRDMAGLVVIDFIDMEYGSNVRKVEKAMKDALKNDRARIQVGRISSFGLMEMSRQRLRTGVLEATTRSCPHCDGTGLVRTASSAGLSALRLIEDEAAKGKGVIVSLFASTEAAVYMLNAKRADLADIEERYGVTVEVIPEGENEGAKMRVASSGPRNDFVPRFDPIATEVEDDGLYEDEEDEAFEAEEARSNDEDEGGSRRKRRKRRRGRGGRDRREDGQDAGEAQADSDEDDEGTETSGAEASDTEASDGHDDEAEAPRKRRRRGGRRRRGRRNAEGEGFGSEGEESTSDESPEAEAEAPSEPAVSAPEPAPEPEATVAAEMAPEPVEVAEAPAEEEPAPKPKRTRTRRKKVEPAAEEAAAEPAAEAPAEAPTAEPEAEEKPKPKRAPRRKKAEAATEDAAATTEAAEEKPKPKRAPRRKKAEAATEDAATAAEATDEKPKPKRAPRRKKVEPVAEEVAAEAAPEAAATKPASEETATKVEAEAEEAPKAEAPRRGWWQRTFGE from the coding sequence ATGGCAACGCGCATGCTCATCGATGCGCGCCACCCGGAAGAAACGCGGGTGGCGGTACTCAAGGGAAATCGCATTGAAGAGTTCGATTTCGAATCGACCGAACGCAAGCAGATAAAGGGTAACATCTACCTCGCGAAGGTGACGCGCGTGGAGCCTTCGCTCCAGGCCGCCTTCGTCGATTTCGGTGGCAACCGTCACGGCTTTCTTGCCTTCAGCGAAATCCACCCGGACTACTACCAGATCCCCAAGGAAGACCGCGACGCGCTCCTCGCCGAGGAAGCCGCCCACGCGGAGGAAGAAGCGGCCCTGCGCGCAAGCGAAGCGGACGATGAGGACGAGGACGAAGAGAACGACACCGACGGCGAAGACTTCGACGACGGCGGCCTGACCGAGGTCGACACCTCCGAAAAGGACGATGTTGCCACGATCGAGGACGGCAACGTCGAGCGGGGCTTCGAGGACGGCGAAGACGGCGAAGACGACAACCATGGCCGCTCGCGCCGTGGCCGTGGTCGCGGCCGCCGCCAGGGCAAGGCCCGCTCGAAGGAAGCCGAAGAGCTGCGTTCGAAGCGCCTTGCGCTGCGTCGCCGTTACAAGATCCAGGACGTCATCCACCGCCGTCAGGTCCTGCTCGTGCAGGTCGTCAAGGAAGAGCGTGGCAACAAGGGCGCAGCCCTTACCACCTATCTCAGCCTTGCCGGCCGCTACTGCGTGCTCATGCCCAATTCGAGCCACGGCGGCGGCATCAGCCGCAAGATCAATTCGGCCTCGGACCGCAAGCGCCTGAAGTCGATCATCGCCGAGATGAACCTGCCCCGCTCGATGGGCTGCATCGTGCGTACGGCCGGCCTCCAGCGCACCAAGACCGAGATCAAGCGCGACTTCGACTACCTCGCCCGTCTCTGGGACGAGCTGCGCGAAAAGACGCTGCACTCGGCCGCGCCCGCGCTGATCCACTCGGACAGCGACCTGGTGAAGCGCGCCATCCGCGACATCTACAACCGCGAGATCGAGGAAGTCGTCGTCGAGGGCGAGGAAGGCTACCGCGCGGCCAAGGACTTCATGAAGCTCCTGATGCCCAGCCACGCGCGCCGGGTTAAGCCCTATTCCGATCCCGTGCCGCTGTTCCAGCGCTACGGCGCGGAGGACCAGCTGACCGCAATGTACGACCCCGTCGTGCAGCTGAAGTCGGGTGGCTACATCGTCATCAACCCGACCGAGGCGCTGGTCTCGATCGACATCAACTCGGGCCGCGCCACCAAGGAGCACGGCATCGAGCAGACGGCTGTTGCCACCAACCTCGAAGCCGCCCGCGAGATCGCCCGCCAGCTGCGCCTGCGCGACATGGCCGGCCTCGTCGTGATCGACTTCATCGACATGGAATACGGCTCGAACGTCCGCAAGGTCGAGAAGGCCATGAAGGACGCGCTCAAGAACGACCGCGCCCGCATCCAGGTCGGCCGCATCTCGAGCTTCGGCCTCATGGAGATGAGCCGCCAGCGTCTGCGCACCGGCGTACTCGAGGCGACCACGCGTTCGTGCCCGCACTGCGACGGCACCGGCCTCGTGCGCACCGCCAGCTCGGCAGGCCTTTCGGCCCTGCGCCTGATCGAGGACGAAGCAGCCAAGGGCAAGGGCGTGATCGTCTCGCTCTTCGCCAGCACCGAAGCGGCTGTCTACATGCTCAACGCCAAGCGCGCCGACCTCGCCGACATCGAGGAACGCTACGGCGTGACCGTGGAAGTCATCCCCGAGGGTGAGAACGAGGGCGCCAAGATGCGCGTGGCCTCGTCCGGCCCGCGCAACGACTTCGTGCCGCGTTTCGACCCGATCGCAACCGAAGTCGAGGACGACGGCCTCTACGAGGACGAGGAAGACGAGGCCTTCGAGGCCGAGGAAGCCCGTTCGAACGACGAGGACGAAGGCGGTTCGCGTCGCAAGCGTCGCAAGCGTCGCCGCGGTCGCGGTGGTCGTGACCGCCGCGAGGACGGCCAGGACGCGGGCGAAGCCCAGGCTGACAGCGACGAGGACGACGAAGGCACCGAAACCAGCGGCGCCGAAGCCAGCGACACCGAAGCCAGCGACGGGCATGACGACGAAGCCGAGGCCCCGCGCAAGCGCCGTCGCCGTGGCGGTCGCCGCCGCCGCGGTCGCCGCAATGCCGAGGGCGAAGGCTTTGGCAGCGAAGGCGAGGAAAGCACCTCGGACGAGAGCCCCGAAGCTGAAGCCGAAGCGCCTTCCGAGCCTGCCGTGAGCGCGCCCGAACCGGCTCCGGAGCCCGAAGCCACGGTCGCCGCCGAAATGGCGCCCGAACCGGTCGAGGTTGCGGAAGCTCCGGCCGAGGAAGAACCCGCTCCCAAGCCGAAGCGCACGCGCACACGCCGCAAGAAGGTTGAGCCTGCCGCCGAAGAAGCCGCCGCCGAACCGGCTGCGGAAGCCCCAGCCGAGGCCCCGACTGCCGAACCGGAAGCTGAGGAAAAGCCCAAGCCCAAGCGCGCCCCGCGCCGCAAGAAGGCCGAGGCGGCAACCGAAGACGCGGCAGCCACGACCGAAGCGGCTGAGGAAAAGCCCAAGCCCAAGCGCGCTCCGCGCCGCAAGAAGGCCGAGGCGGCAACCGAAGACGCGGCAACCGCGGCCGAGGCGACCGACGAAAAGCCCAAGCCCAAGCGGGCCCCGCGCCGCAAGAAGGTTGAGCCCGTCGCAGAAGAGGTCGCCGCCGAGGCGGCCCCCGAAGCCGCGGCAACCAAGCCTGCCAGCGAGGAAACCGCGACCAAGGTTGAAGCCGAGGCCGAGGAAGCCCCCAAGGCCGAGGCTCCGCGCCGCGGTTGGTGGCAGCGCACGTTCGGCGAATAA
- a CDS encoding penicillin-binding protein 1A has protein sequence MTDTSSDTGPGAAQDTPEDASTSPRRERGQGRIARIWRSSRILRGFVYLCVAGIIGLIGLWVVLMRDMPDAKSLLAYQPPLPTMVRDINGDIAYSYARERRVQLRYVDLPRPLVNAFLSAEDRTFWSHGGVDIGGFAGAVVDYVSKYGSGERAKGGSTITQQVAKNILIGDEYSVTRKLKEMVLAYRIEGVLSKEQILELYLNEIPLGRRSFGVQAAARAYFDKDVDELTLNEAAFLAILPRAPEVYGRKKHEARALERRNWVLDQMVRNEWVSATEAAEAKAQPLGLVTQRGPDYDPANGYFIEEVRRRLIDRYGEKAEDGPNSVYAGGLWVRTSLDPELQGAVRAALRKGLLNYHGQRGWAGPIAHINDMENWQTQLIVSNKTIDYQNWRVGVVLDAANGEGRIGFSDGDIAALTNVPDRAKVGDFLAAAPVSAGTYAVRTVPEVSGGMVMEQPYSGRLLALQGGFDSGLGSFNRAVQAERQPGSTIKPFVYATGLDNGMTPATQVLDGTFCVYQGGNLGQKCFRNFGNEGGAGSRTMRWGLEQSRNLMTVRIANDIGMSKVVKTFKTMGIGEYKPYLSFALGAGETTVARMANAYSALANNGVQYDASVIDYVQDRSGKVIWKADKRNCDGCNMAEWDGKPMPRIARRGKQVMNADTAYQTIHMLEGVVTRGTAVRLRSLNLPLFGKTGTTNGPTDVWFMGGSQDYVGGVYLGYDNPRSLGGYAQGGRIAAPIFKDVIEATRERWSDQPFVAPPGVRMVRIDRVTGKQVMGVEPSDEPKASVIWEAFKPDTEPRQYTAEDEFTKRRDALIAEIDGARKARATAAEAAQGVADNFAEEQGGIY, from the coding sequence ATGACCGACACGAGCTCTGACACCGGCCCCGGCGCGGCCCAGGATACGCCGGAAGACGCAAGCACCAGCCCCCGCCGCGAACGCGGTCAGGGTCGAATCGCACGGATCTGGCGATCAAGCCGGATCCTGCGCGGATTTGTGTACCTGTGTGTGGCCGGGATCATCGGTCTGATCGGACTGTGGGTCGTGCTCATGCGCGACATGCCCGATGCCAAGTCGCTGCTTGCCTACCAGCCGCCACTGCCCACCATGGTGCGCGATATCAATGGCGACATTGCCTATAGCTATGCGCGCGAACGCCGCGTGCAGCTGCGCTATGTCGACCTGCCGCGCCCACTGGTCAACGCGTTTCTCTCGGCCGAGGACCGCACGTTCTGGTCGCACGGCGGCGTCGATATCGGCGGCTTTGCAGGCGCCGTGGTCGACTATGTCTCCAAGTACGGCTCGGGCGAGCGCGCCAAGGGCGGCTCGACGATCACCCAGCAGGTCGCCAAGAACATCCTGATCGGGGACGAATATTCGGTGACCCGCAAGCTCAAGGAGATGGTGCTCGCCTACCGCATCGAGGGCGTGCTTTCGAAGGAGCAGATCCTCGAGCTCTATCTCAACGAGATCCCGCTTGGCCGTCGCTCGTTCGGTGTCCAGGCTGCCGCACGCGCCTATTTCGACAAGGACGTGGACGAGCTGACGCTGAACGAAGCCGCTTTTCTCGCGATTCTGCCGCGCGCGCCCGAAGTCTACGGGCGCAAGAAGCACGAAGCCCGCGCGCTTGAACGTCGCAACTGGGTGCTTGACCAGATGGTGCGCAACGAGTGGGTGAGTGCCACCGAGGCGGCCGAGGCCAAGGCGCAGCCGCTGGGCCTCGTCACGCAGCGCGGTCCCGACTACGATCCCGCCAACGGCTATTTCATCGAGGAAGTGCGCCGCCGCCTGATCGACCGCTACGGCGAAAAGGCCGAGGACGGCCCCAACAGCGTCTATGCGGGCGGCCTGTGGGTGCGCACCTCGCTCGATCCCGAACTGCAGGGCGCGGTCCGCGCCGCATTGCGCAAGGGCCTCCTGAACTACCATGGGCAGCGTGGTTGGGCCGGTCCGATCGCGCACATCAACGACATGGAGAACTGGCAGACCCAGCTCATCGTCTCGAACAAGACCATCGATTACCAGAACTGGCGCGTGGGCGTCGTGCTCGATGCCGCGAACGGGGAAGGGCGCATCGGCTTTTCCGATGGCGACATCGCCGCGCTCACCAATGTCCCGGACCGCGCCAAGGTCGGAGATTTCCTCGCCGCTGCACCGGTTTCGGCCGGGACTTACGCGGTGCGCACCGTCCCCGAGGTTTCGGGTGGCATGGTCATGGAGCAGCCCTATTCGGGACGTCTGCTGGCCCTGCAGGGCGGCTTCGATTCCGGTCTGGGCTCGTTCAACCGTGCGGTCCAGGCCGAGCGCCAGCCCGGCTCGACGATCAAGCCCTTCGTCTATGCGACCGGGCTCGACAACGGCATGACGCCCGCGACACAGGTGCTCGACGGCACCTTCTGCGTCTACCAGGGCGGCAATCTTGGGCAGAAGTGCTTCCGCAACTTCGGCAACGAAGGCGGCGCGGGTTCGCGTACCATGCGCTGGGGCCTCGAACAGTCGCGCAACCTGATGACTGTGCGCATCGCCAACGACATCGGCATGAGCAAGGTAGTCAAGACCTTCAAGACCATGGGGATCGGCGAGTACAAGCCGTACCTCTCCTTCGCGCTTGGCGCAGGCGAGACGACCGTGGCGCGCATGGCCAACGCCTATTCCGCGCTCGCCAACAACGGCGTGCAGTATGACGCCTCGGTCATCGACTACGTGCAGGATCGCAGTGGCAAGGTCATCTGGAAGGCCGACAAGCGCAACTGCGATGGCTGCAACATGGCCGAATGGGACGGCAAGCCGATGCCGCGCATCGCGCGCCGCGGCAAGCAGGTGATGAACGCGGACACCGCCTACCAGACCATCCACATGCTCGAAGGTGTTGTCACGCGCGGTACCGCGGTGCGTCTGCGCAGCCTGAACCTGCCGCTCTTCGGCAAGACCGGCACCACCAACGGCCCGACCGACGTGTGGTTCATGGGCGGCTCGCAGGACTACGTGGGCGGCGTCTACCTCGGCTACGACAATCCGCGCTCGCTGGGAGGCTATGCCCAGGGCGGGCGGATCGCCGCGCCGATCTTCAAGGACGTGATCGAGGCCACGCGCGAGCGCTGGAGCGACCAGCCCTTCGTCGCGCCGCCGGGCGTGCGCATGGTGCGCATCGACCGTGTGACCGGCAAGCAGGTGATGGGCGTGGAGCCGTCGGACGAACCCAAGGCCTCGGTCATCTGGGAAGCCTTCAAGCCCGACACCGAACCGCGCCAGTACACCGCCGAGGACGAGTTCACCAAGCGGCGCGATGCGCTGATTGCCGAGATCGATGGCGCGCGCAAGGCGCGGGCTACGGCGGCGGAAGCTGCCCAGGGCGTTGCCGACAACTTCGCCGAGGAGCAGGGCGGCATCTACTGA
- a CDS encoding succinate dehydrogenase iron-sulfur subunit, with product MAQFTLPANSKIKKQGNVHKAEGATRVKKFTVYRYDPDSGENPRYDTFEIDLDNCGPMVLDALIKMKSEQDPTLTFRRSCREGICGSCAMNMNGANGLACTTAIEDLKGNIRITPLPHMDVVKDLVPDFTHFYAQYASIRPWLQTVSTTPSGKERLQTPDQREKLDGLYECILCACCSTSCPSYWWNSDKFLGPAILLQAYRWLADSRDEMTGERLDELEDPFRLYRCHTIMNCSNVCPKGLSPARAIAEIKKMQAERQI from the coding sequence ATGGCGCAGTTCACCCTTCCGGCCAACAGCAAGATCAAGAAGCAGGGCAACGTCCACAAGGCTGAAGGTGCGACCCGCGTCAAGAAGTTCACCGTCTACCGCTACGACCCGGATTCCGGCGAGAACCCGCGCTACGACACCTTCGAGATCGACCTCGACAATTGCGGCCCGATGGTTCTCGACGCGCTCATCAAGATGAAGAGCGAGCAGGACCCCACCCTCACCTTCCGCCGTTCGTGCCGCGAAGGCATCTGTGGTTCGTGCGCCATGAACATGAATGGCGCCAACGGCCTTGCCTGCACGACCGCGATCGAGGATCTCAAGGGCAACATCCGCATCACTCCGCTGCCGCACATGGACGTGGTCAAGGACCTGGTCCCCGACTTCACGCACTTCTACGCGCAGTACGCGTCGATCCGCCCCTGGCTGCAGACTGTCTCGACCACGCCGTCGGGCAAGGAGCGCCTGCAGACCCCCGACCAGCGCGAGAAGCTCGATGGCCTCTACGAGTGCATCCTGTGCGCTTGCTGCTCGACCTCGTGCCCGAGCTACTGGTGGAACTCGGACAAGTTCCTGGGCCCGGCCATCCTGCTCCAGGCCTATCGCTGGCTGGCGGACAGCCGCGACGAAATGACCGGCGAGCGCCTCGACGAGCTGGAAGATCCCTTCCGCCTCTACCGCTGCCACACGATCATGAACTGCTCGAACGTGTGCCCCAAGGGCCTCTCGCCCGCACGCGCGATCGCCGAAATCAAGAAGATGCAGGCCGAACGCCAGATCTGA
- a CDS encoding diguanylate cyclase yields the protein MSQVTPRSLTLRYVVALGLIALLSIVSHFVLTETLRANEGAAAIINMSGRQRMLSQRISALADDLHRGDEEVREPLETAVRQFADAHRELVRLASRKEGASVAERRLHDVYYGPAEIDRLARRFLDAAEAEIALPRGGHGAAAADEIGNLRTLSVLSRGPLLGGLEEVVAIHQSVSELRAQQMERIQWGILAIVLLTLTFEALFIFRPMVRRISVYVGQLLDLADHDYLTGMLNRRAFTARAETEIQRARRHDRAMSLLLLDVDHFKQVNDVHGHLAGDEVLCGIAQILDMQGRREDLVGRIGGEEFAILLPETSLAGAIDVADRVREAVAGEPFTAGGKALSVTLSVGVAEVDRTSPRGVVTAMGRADQMLYRAKNAGRNCVRPFRGAILPLRNAAKGLEPVLAAPPVLGASAEGPV from the coding sequence ATGTCGCAGGTTACACCGCGCAGTCTCACGTTACGCTATGTCGTGGCGCTGGGGCTGATCGCACTCCTCAGCATCGTTTCGCACTTCGTCCTCACGGAGACGTTGCGGGCGAACGAGGGCGCCGCGGCGATCATCAACATGAGCGGGCGTCAGCGTATGCTCTCGCAGCGCATCAGTGCCCTTGCGGACGATCTGCACCGGGGCGACGAGGAGGTACGCGAACCGCTCGAGACGGCCGTGCGCCAGTTTGCCGATGCCCACCGCGAACTCGTCCGCCTCGCTTCCAGAAAGGAAGGCGCTTCCGTTGCCGAGCGCCGTTTGCACGACGTTTATTACGGACCTGCCGAAATAGACCGCCTGGCTCGGCGTTTTCTGGATGCGGCGGAAGCGGAAATCGCCCTCCCGCGGGGAGGACATGGGGCCGCGGCTGCCGACGAGATCGGGAACCTGCGTACCCTGTCGGTCCTCTCGCGCGGGCCCTTGCTCGGCGGCCTTGAGGAAGTGGTCGCGATCCACCAGTCGGTCAGCGAACTGCGCGCGCAGCAGATGGAGCGGATCCAGTGGGGTATCCTTGCGATCGTACTCCTGACCCTGACGTTCGAGGCGCTCTTCATCTTTCGCCCGATGGTGCGGCGCATTTCCGTGTACGTGGGTCAGCTCCTGGATCTGGCCGACCACGACTATCTCACCGGAATGCTCAATCGCCGTGCGTTCACCGCGCGGGCCGAGACCGAAATCCAGCGCGCGCGTCGCCATGACCGGGCGATGTCGCTGCTCCTCCTGGACGTCGATCACTTCAAGCAGGTCAACGATGTCCATGGGCATCTGGCGGGGGACGAGGTGCTCTGCGGGATTGCCCAGATCCTCGACATGCAGGGGCGCCGCGAGGATCTGGTCGGGCGCATCGGAGGCGAGGAATTCGCCATTCTGCTGCCCGAGACGTCCCTCGCGGGCGCCATCGATGTGGCAGACCGGGTACGCGAGGCCGTGGCTGGAGAGCCGTTCACAGCGGGTGGAAAGGCGCTCAGCGTCACGTTGAGTGTCGGCGTGGCGGAAGTGGACCGGACCTCGCCCCGCGGGGTTGTGACCGCCATGGGGCGGGCAGATCAGATGCTCTATCGCGCGAAGAACGCAGGCCGGAACTGCGTGCGTCCCTTCCGGGGGGCAATCCTGCCGCTCCGCAATGCTGCCAAGGGCCTGGAGCCTGTCCTTGCCGCGCCCCCGGTTCTGGGCGCCTCGGCCGAGGGGCCCGTCTAG
- the zapE gene encoding cell division protein ZapE codes for MTAMLGRYETLVATGELRSDPEQAAVAERLDQLQRAFYKARNSTGLFGKLLGKKAPSPRGVYMWGGVGRGKSMLMDLFHQTLDITAKRRVHFHAFMLEVHALLNEERKKESGDPIPPVAATIARNVQCLAFDEMVVNNSADAMIMSRLFTQLIEHEGVTIVTTSNRAPSELYKDGLNREHFLPFIDLIEQELDVYTLNGPTDYRLQRLGGMATWHTPLGEEATEQTREAFYRLTDYPPEDAEHVPPADIDVGGGRLLHVPKSLKGVGVFSFKRLCAEARGASDYLAIARAYHTVIVVGIPRMGPDRRNEAARFVTLIDALYENKVKLIAAADASPEELYEAGTGRFEFERTVSRLNEMQSADYLAKGHGED; via the coding sequence ATGACCGCCATGCTCGGTCGTTACGAGACCCTGGTCGCCACCGGGGAACTGCGCTCGGATCCCGAGCAGGCCGCCGTTGCCGAGCGCCTCGACCAGTTGCAGCGCGCCTTCTACAAGGCGCGCAATTCCACCGGCCTTTTCGGCAAGCTACTGGGCAAGAAGGCCCCCTCCCCGCGCGGCGTCTACATGTGGGGCGGCGTTGGGCGCGGCAAGTCGATGCTGATGGACCTGTTCCACCAGACGCTCGACATCACGGCCAAGCGCCGGGTTCACTTCCACGCCTTCATGCTCGAGGTGCACGCGCTCCTCAACGAAGAGCGCAAGAAGGAAAGTGGCGACCCGATCCCGCCTGTTGCCGCGACGATCGCGCGCAACGTGCAGTGCCTCGCCTTCGACGAGATGGTGGTCAACAACTCCGCCGACGCGATGATCATGAGCCGCCTGTTCACGCAGCTCATCGAACACGAGGGCGTCACGATCGTGACGACGTCGAATCGGGCACCGTCCGAACTCTACAAGGACGGCCTCAACCGCGAACACTTCCTGCCCTTCATCGACCTCATCGAGCAGGAGCTCGACGTCTACACGCTGAACGGGCCGACCGACTATCGCCTTCAGCGTCTTGGCGGCATGGCGACATGGCACACCCCCTTGGGCGAAGAGGCGACCGAACAGACCCGCGAGGCCTTCTACCGCCTGACCGACTATCCACCCGAGGATGCCGAGCATGTTCCCCCGGCGGATATCGATGTCGGCGGCGGACGGTTGCTCCATGTACCCAAGAGCCTCAAGGGCGTAGGGGTCTTCAGTTTCAAGCGCCTGTGCGCCGAAGCGCGGGGCGCTTCCGATTACCTGGCGATTGCGCGCGCCTACCACACGGTCATCGTCGTCGGCATCCCTCGCATGGGGCCGGATCGCCGCAACGAAGCGGCCCGTTTCGTAACCCTGATCGACGCTCTCTACGAAAACAAGGTCAAGCTCATCGCAGCCGCCGATGCCTCACCGGAAGAGCTCTACGAAGCCGGCACCGGTCGCTTCGAATTCGAACGGACGGTCAGCCGACTTAACGAAATGCAGAGCGCCGACTACCTTGCCAAAGGCCACGGCGAGGACTGA